The following coding sequences are from one Arthrobacter crystallopoietes window:
- a CDS encoding Lrp/AsnC family transcriptional regulator yields the protein MDGIDRKILAELQADGRLSLTELAGRVGLSMSPCHRRLRALERSGAIGGYRAYLDAEALGLGFDALIFVTMRDASRATLDAFEPAVADIPNVLTAQRLFGDPDYLLQVVAKDLRAFQKLYDDRISTLPGVEKLSSTLVMKSVVENRPLPL from the coding sequence ATGGATGGTATTGATAGGAAGATCCTTGCGGAGCTCCAAGCGGATGGCCGGCTTTCCCTGACGGAATTGGCTGGGCGGGTAGGCCTGAGCATGTCGCCCTGCCACCGCCGCCTCCGTGCCCTGGAGCGATCCGGCGCGATAGGCGGCTACCGTGCGTATCTAGACGCAGAAGCTCTCGGACTGGGTTTTGACGCACTGATTTTCGTCACCATGCGCGATGCCAGCCGGGCCACCTTGGACGCCTTTGAACCGGCCGTAGCTGACATCCCTAACGTTCTGACGGCACAGCGGCTTTTCGGTGACCCGGACTATCTACTGCAGGTGGTCGCGAAGGACCTCCGGGCCTTCCAGAAGCTTTACGACGACCGCATTTCCACGCTTCCTGGTGTGGAGAAATTGAGTTCCACCCTGGTGATGAAGAGCGTCGTCGAGAACAGGCCACTCCCACTTTGA
- a CDS encoding GAF domain-containing protein encodes MKHLLAAVMAVAEDLSLETVLRRVVESACQLVDAQYGALGVAGEDGTSLSHFITVGLDEEEHHRIGDLPTGHGVLGLLLREPVALRLNPLSGHADAHGFPPNHPPMQSFLGVPIRVRGAVFGSLYLTEKRGGGSFTERDEDFVSTLAAAAGVAVQNARLFEALRRREQWLQASMELSMRLPSKSQDPRDLIVDHALAPSGAALAVFATPAQDGMIARCEAAAGERAGEIVRQSVPVSLTVLHSVLETGRPVLCEAADLVDPEKAEGLGAALVARLSPRGGEPSLLVLCRAAGADGFHPVDLDMAEIFCTHASLTMELAQGQRLREQLVLFADRDRIARDLHDVVIQRLFAAGLNLQSLRRYTMEDSAQERISDVTRELDEAIRELRDTIYSLRADAQEEVLSSRIVRAVQEGTRASAFTPRLEISGPIDSDVPDKVAEHLLAVIREGLSNAVRHSDADHIEVSVAASDNRVRLAIEDNGRGFADPLRRSGLANLEQRAEELHGTLEIKSAPGQGTSLVWTVPLE; translated from the coding sequence ATGAAGCATCTCCTCGCGGCCGTGATGGCGGTCGCCGAAGACCTGAGCCTGGAAACCGTCCTGCGGCGGGTGGTGGAGTCGGCCTGCCAGCTCGTGGATGCCCAGTACGGCGCGCTGGGCGTTGCCGGTGAAGACGGCACGTCGCTGAGCCACTTCATTACGGTTGGTCTCGATGAGGAGGAACACCACCGTATCGGGGACCTGCCGACCGGGCACGGTGTGCTCGGGCTGCTGTTGCGCGAACCCGTGGCGCTCCGGCTCAACCCGCTCAGCGGCCACGCGGACGCCCATGGCTTTCCGCCCAATCATCCGCCGATGCAGTCCTTTCTCGGGGTGCCGATCCGCGTCCGCGGCGCGGTCTTCGGCAGCCTCTACCTGACGGAGAAGAGAGGCGGCGGCAGCTTCACCGAGCGGGACGAGGACTTCGTCTCCACTCTGGCCGCGGCCGCAGGCGTAGCGGTCCAAAATGCCCGCCTGTTCGAGGCCCTGCGACGCCGTGAACAGTGGCTGCAGGCCTCGATGGAATTGAGCATGCGGTTGCCTTCCAAGTCGCAGGACCCGCGCGATCTGATCGTCGACCACGCGTTGGCGCCGTCGGGAGCTGCATTGGCGGTGTTCGCCACACCGGCCCAGGACGGGATGATCGCCCGGTGCGAAGCTGCCGCGGGCGAGCGCGCGGGGGAAATTGTCCGCCAGAGTGTCCCGGTCTCGCTCACCGTTCTCCACTCCGTGCTGGAGACCGGAAGACCCGTGTTGTGCGAAGCGGCCGATCTGGTGGATCCGGAAAAAGCGGAGGGGCTGGGGGCCGCGCTGGTGGCCCGGCTGTCCCCACGCGGCGGCGAACCCAGCCTGCTGGTGCTCTGCAGGGCGGCCGGAGCCGACGGCTTCCACCCCGTTGATCTGGACATGGCCGAGATCTTCTGCACGCATGCTTCGCTCACGATGGAGTTGGCGCAGGGCCAGCGGCTGCGTGAACAACTGGTGCTCTTTGCGGACCGGGACCGGATTGCCAGGGACTTGCACGACGTCGTCATTCAGCGTTTGTTTGCCGCCGGCCTGAACCTGCAAAGCCTGCGCCGCTACACCATGGAGGACAGTGCCCAAGAGCGGATCTCCGACGTCACCCGGGAACTCGACGAAGCTATCCGCGAGCTGCGCGACACGATCTACTCCCTGCGCGCCGACGCCCAGGAGGAAGTCCTCAGCAGCAGGATTGTGCGGGCCGTGCAGGAAGGCACCCGCGCGTCAGCCTTCACGCCGCGGCTCGAAATTTCCGGTCCCATCGATTCGGACGTGCCGGACAAGGTGGCCGAACACCTGCTGGCGGTTATCCGGGAGGGGCTCAGCAACGCGGTGCGCCATTCGGATGCCGACCATATCGAGGTCTCCGTCGCGGCCAGCGACAACCGCGTCCGGCTGGCCATCGAGGACAACGGCCGCGGGTTCGCCGACCCCCTGCGCCGCAGCGGCCTGGCCAACCTCGAGCAACGGGCGGAAGAACTGCACGGCACCCTGGAGATCAAGAGCGCTCCGGGCCAAGGCACAAGCCTGGTCTGGACAGTGCCGTTGGAGTAG
- a CDS encoding ABC transporter ATP-binding protein, which produces MILTRKVATMRREITARKQRELANMNVTIEESLSVSGIQLSKTLGTGPALAARFTESSGRLTDLELRSELAGRWRMATMSIIFAAVPAVIYLAAGLPATAGNMTIGTVVAFTALQSGLFRPLMGLLNVGITLTSSLALFARIFEYLDLPVEIKDPASPAVVVPAEFKGHMRFEDVSFSYPGSELPAIDGVSLDVPAGTTLALVGQTGSGKSTLASMAARLHDPGAGRITIDGVDIRTMALADLASVVGMVSQDTYLLHTTVRQNLRYAKPDASDAQIEQAARDAQIHEHIMALPDGYDTMVGSRGHRFSGGEKQRIAIARTLLRNPQVLILDEATSALDTRTERAVQEAFDRLAQGRTTITIAHRLSTVRNADQIAVLDGGRIVETGTHLTLVEENGRYAALAA; this is translated from the coding sequence GTGATCCTCACCCGCAAGGTCGCCACCATGCGGCGCGAAATCACCGCCCGCAAGCAGCGCGAGCTGGCGAACATGAACGTCACCATCGAAGAGTCGCTCTCCGTCAGCGGCATCCAGCTCAGCAAGACCCTGGGCACCGGACCGGCGCTGGCCGCCCGCTTCACCGAGTCCTCCGGACGGCTCACGGACCTGGAACTGCGCTCCGAACTCGCCGGCCGCTGGCGGATGGCCACCATGAGCATCATCTTCGCGGCCGTCCCCGCCGTCATCTACCTGGCCGCGGGCCTGCCTGCCACCGCCGGGAACATGACCATCGGTACCGTGGTGGCGTTCACCGCACTGCAGAGCGGACTGTTCCGGCCCCTGATGGGACTGCTGAACGTCGGCATCACGCTGACCAGCTCGCTGGCCCTTTTCGCCCGCATCTTCGAGTACCTCGACCTGCCGGTGGAGATCAAGGACCCGGCCTCCCCCGCCGTCGTTGTTCCTGCCGAATTCAAGGGCCACATGCGCTTCGAGGACGTCAGCTTCAGCTACCCGGGCAGCGAACTGCCCGCGATCGACGGCGTCAGCCTGGACGTTCCGGCCGGCACCACCCTGGCGCTGGTGGGTCAGACCGGTTCAGGCAAGAGCACGCTCGCTTCCATGGCCGCCCGGCTGCACGATCCCGGTGCCGGCCGCATCACCATCGACGGCGTGGACATCCGCACCATGGCGCTGGCGGACCTGGCCTCCGTGGTCGGCATGGTCAGCCAGGACACCTACCTGCTGCACACCACCGTGCGCCAAAACCTGCGCTACGCCAAGCCGGACGCCAGCGACGCGCAGATCGAACAGGCCGCCCGCGACGCGCAGATCCACGAGCACATCATGGCGCTGCCGGACGGCTACGACACCATGGTGGGCTCCCGCGGCCACCGCTTCTCCGGCGGCGAAAAACAGCGCATCGCGATCGCCCGGACGCTGCTGCGCAACCCCCAGGTGCTCATCCTCGACGAGGCCACCAGCGCGCTGGACACCCGGACCGAACGTGCCGTGCAGGAGGCCTTCGACCGGCTGGCGCAGGGGCGGACCACCATCACCATCGCGCACCGGCTCTCCACCGTCCGCAACGCGGACCAGATTGCAGTGCTCGACGGCGGACGGATCGTTGAGACCGGAACCCACCTCACGCTGGTGGAAGAAAACGGCCGCTACGCCGCGCTGGCGGCCTGA
- a CDS encoding response regulator, producing MDEAARSQPNSAEGTIKVFILDDHELVRRGLQDLLEGEGFEVIGQSGSAREATGLIPVLRPDVSILDARLPDGTGIEVCRDVLSVDPSLRCVILTSYDDERSLRSAVIAGALGYVLKQIVGTDLVAELRKAANGESLFEPDLKARILQGLARPEATDPRLEALSPQELRILALIGEGLTNRQIGDQLFLAEKTVKNYVSSILAKLGFERRTQAAVFVAKAAGEAQPDGVGQ from the coding sequence GTGGACGAGGCAGCGCGCTCCCAGCCGAATTCGGCAGAGGGCACCATCAAGGTTTTTATTCTCGATGACCACGAGCTGGTCAGGCGCGGGCTCCAGGACCTGCTGGAGGGCGAGGGCTTCGAGGTCATCGGCCAGTCCGGCTCGGCCCGGGAGGCCACCGGCCTGATTCCGGTTCTGCGTCCGGACGTGTCCATTCTCGATGCGAGGCTGCCGGACGGCACCGGGATCGAGGTCTGCCGGGATGTGCTCTCCGTGGATCCGTCGCTGCGGTGTGTGATTCTGACAAGTTATGACGACGAACGTTCCCTGCGCAGCGCGGTCATTGCCGGGGCGCTGGGTTATGTGCTCAAGCAGATTGTCGGAACGGATCTCGTGGCGGAGCTGCGTAAGGCCGCCAACGGGGAGTCTCTTTTTGAGCCGGATCTGAAGGCCCGGATCCTGCAGGGGCTGGCCCGGCCCGAGGCAACGGATCCCCGGCTGGAGGCGCTGAGTCCGCAGGAGCTGCGCATTCTGGCGCTGATCGGCGAGGGCCTGACCAACCGGCAGATCGGCGACCAGCTGTTCCTGGCCGAGAAGACCGTCAAGAACTACGTGTCCTCCATCCTGGCGAAGCTCGGATTCGAACGTAGGACCCAGGCAGCGGTGTTCGTGGCCAAGGCCGCCGGCGAAGCGCAGCCCGACGGAGTCGGGCAGTAG
- a CDS encoding ABC transporter transmembrane domain-containing protein gives MVPTESINTISFGLGGGRGGGPGGGPVRTPTAAERDQAQHVSLRRIAALFRPYRWQLTLVTAIIIASSVVSMASPFLLRAVIDTALPEQDVRLLVFLTAGMLAVAVITAAFGVVQTWISTRIGQEVMHRLRSDVFAHLQRQSIGFFTRTRGGEVQSRITNDIGGMQTVVTSTATSIAANLTTVVATAVAMVALSWQLSLISLLVMPRP, from the coding sequence GTGGTTCCCACGGAATCCATCAATACCATCAGTTTCGGCCTCGGCGGCGGCAGAGGCGGCGGACCCGGCGGCGGTCCCGTCCGTACGCCTACCGCCGCGGAACGCGACCAGGCGCAGCACGTTTCGCTGCGGCGCATCGCGGCGCTGTTCCGCCCCTACCGCTGGCAGCTCACGCTCGTCACCGCCATCATCATCGCGTCCTCCGTGGTCTCGATGGCCTCGCCCTTCCTGCTGCGCGCCGTCATCGATACCGCGCTGCCCGAGCAGGACGTCCGGCTGCTGGTTTTCCTGACCGCCGGCATGCTGGCCGTCGCCGTTATCACGGCCGCCTTCGGCGTGGTCCAGACCTGGATCAGCACCAGGATCGGCCAGGAGGTGATGCACCGGCTGCGCTCGGATGTGTTCGCCCACCTGCAGCGCCAGTCCATCGGCTTCTTCACCCGGACCCGCGGCGGCGAAGTGCAGTCCCGCATCACCAACGACATCGGCGGCATGCAGACGGTGGTCACGTCTACTGCCACGAGCATCGCGGCGAACCTGACCACTGTGGTGGCCACCGCCGTCGCCATGGTGGCGCTGTCCTGGCAACTGAGCCTGATCTCGCTGCTGGTGATGCCCCGGCCGTGA
- a CDS encoding Hsp20/alpha crystallin family protein yields MTEQHKRLPFDPRRSPGELLEPLRRFFDTEMESSSGIRVEEFVDGQTMVVRAELPGIDPDQDVDVSVSDGVLRIKAERREQTEHRDKDSYRSEFRYGSFTREVTLPDGVNTDDINATYRDGVLEVRTPMPPKPAGTPPRRVQINRG; encoded by the coding sequence ATGACTGAGCAGCACAAGAGACTTCCATTCGACCCGCGCAGGTCCCCCGGCGAACTGCTGGAACCGCTCCGACGTTTCTTCGATACGGAAATGGAGTCCTCTTCGGGCATCCGCGTCGAGGAGTTCGTGGATGGCCAGACGATGGTGGTGCGGGCCGAATTGCCGGGCATCGACCCGGACCAGGATGTGGACGTGTCCGTTTCGGACGGCGTCCTGCGCATCAAGGCCGAGCGCCGGGAACAGACCGAGCACCGGGACAAGGACAGTTACCGCTCGGAGTTCAGGTACGGCTCGTTCACCCGGGAGGTCACGCTGCCCGATGGCGTAAACACGGATGACATCAACGCCACCTACCGCGACGGCGTACTGGAAGTCCGGACGCCGATGCCGCCCAAGCCGGCTGGAACTCCGCCGCGCAGGGTGCAGATCAACCGCGGGTGA
- a CDS encoding MarR family winged helix-turn-helix transcriptional regulator: MADENLLDSFWAVARRLRHLSRDALAPWDVAPSQSRALGMLRRHGQLRLGELSERLHIVPRSATEVVDGLQERGWCVRQPDPADRRATVVTLTDAGRELSEAIRAAQLEQAEKFFAVLADEERAELAATLGRLLRTEEGAALTADRASENRAH; the protein is encoded by the coding sequence GTGGCTGATGAAAACCTGCTGGATTCCTTTTGGGCTGTAGCCCGGCGGCTGCGGCACCTCTCCCGGGACGCGCTGGCGCCGTGGGATGTTGCGCCGTCGCAGTCGCGGGCGCTGGGCATGCTCAGGCGCCACGGCCAGCTGCGGCTGGGGGAGCTCTCCGAACGGCTGCATATTGTTCCGCGTTCCGCCACCGAAGTGGTGGACGGACTGCAGGAGCGGGGCTGGTGCGTGCGCCAGCCGGACCCGGCCGACCGCCGGGCCACCGTTGTCACCCTGACCGACGCCGGCCGCGAGCTGTCCGAGGCCATTCGTGCGGCGCAGCTGGAGCAGGCCGAGAAGTTCTTCGCGGTCCTGGCCGACGAGGAGCGCGCCGAGCTCGCGGCCACCCTGGGCCGGCTCCTGCGGACCGAAGAAGGCGCCGCCCTGACCGCCGACCGGGCGTCCGAGAACCGCGCGCACTAG
- a CDS encoding MFS transporter: protein MTTPIPPAPAATAPVRKRAGLHRAWLVAAVTLLALVATAAFRSTTGALFAPIEGEFGWTRTQLSGAVTANLIVYGLVAPFAAVLMERFSMRGVAAAALGLVAAGSGLTLAMTEIWQLWVLWGGFVGVGTGAMALVFGAVVANRWFVKHRGLVMGMFSAANACGQLVFLPTIVHLSSNHGWRVASLIVAVFALAIIPLLFWPFADTPAKAGTTPYGAESGTTTPASASPAARRRGAAAETLHVLGQAARFRAFWILVFTFWVCGWSTNGLIQTHFIPAAHDHGMPATTASGLLALIGVFDVIGTIASGWLTDRIRPWILLVIYYGLRGFSLLTVHALLGPSVDAVLWIFIVFYGLDWVATVPPTVALCREHFGIERSSVVFGWVFASHMVGAGIGALTAGIGRDIAGSYLPAWITAAALCFLAAASLFLLPRKTATTREKQHSTS from the coding sequence ATGACGACGCCCATTCCGCCTGCTCCTGCAGCCACGGCCCCCGTCCGGAAACGGGCCGGCTTACACCGCGCCTGGCTGGTCGCGGCGGTAACCCTGCTGGCGCTGGTGGCTACCGCGGCGTTCCGCTCCACGACAGGTGCACTATTTGCCCCGATCGAGGGTGAATTCGGATGGACCCGCACCCAGCTCTCGGGCGCGGTGACCGCCAACCTCATCGTTTACGGCTTGGTAGCACCCTTCGCGGCCGTGCTCATGGAACGATTCTCCATGCGTGGGGTGGCCGCCGCTGCCTTGGGCCTGGTCGCCGCGGGGAGCGGCCTGACCCTAGCGATGACCGAGATCTGGCAACTGTGGGTCCTTTGGGGTGGTTTCGTGGGCGTGGGAACCGGGGCGATGGCCTTGGTATTCGGTGCCGTGGTTGCCAACCGGTGGTTCGTAAAACACCGCGGGCTTGTTATGGGCATGTTCTCGGCAGCCAATGCGTGCGGGCAACTGGTGTTCCTTCCCACCATCGTCCACCTGTCCAGCAACCACGGCTGGCGCGTCGCGTCGCTGATCGTGGCTGTCTTTGCCTTGGCCATCATTCCCCTGCTGTTCTGGCCCTTCGCCGATACCCCTGCGAAGGCCGGCACCACACCCTACGGCGCGGAAAGCGGTACCACCACACCGGCGTCTGCATCACCAGCAGCCCGCCGTCGGGGAGCGGCCGCCGAAACCCTGCACGTCCTCGGCCAAGCGGCCCGCTTCCGGGCTTTTTGGATCCTGGTGTTCACGTTCTGGGTATGCGGTTGGTCCACCAACGGCCTGATTCAAACGCACTTCATCCCGGCCGCGCACGACCACGGCATGCCCGCCACCACCGCCTCGGGATTACTGGCGCTGATCGGGGTGTTCGACGTCATCGGCACCATCGCCTCGGGCTGGCTCACCGACCGCATCCGGCCCTGGATCCTGCTGGTCATCTACTACGGATTGCGTGGCTTCTCACTGCTCACCGTCCATGCGCTGCTCGGACCGTCTGTGGATGCGGTGCTCTGGATCTTCATCGTTTTTTACGGGCTTGACTGGGTGGCGACCGTTCCACCCACCGTCGCCCTCTGCCGGGAGCATTTCGGAATCGAACGCTCCTCCGTAGTCTTCGGCTGGGTCTTCGCCTCCCACATGGTCGGCGCTGGGATCGGTGCACTCACCGCCGGCATCGGACGGGACATCGCCGGCAGCTATCTGCCCGCCTGGATCACCGCCGCGGCCCTGTGCTTCCTCGCCGCGGCCTCCCTGTTCCTGCTGCCACGCAAAACAGCGACCACACGGGAGAAGCAACACAGCACGAGCTGA